One Campylobacterota bacterium DNA window includes the following coding sequences:
- the greA gene encoding transcription elongation factor GreA, translating to MHKEPMTPRGYDELLREFKYLKEVEKPRVNREKQRAAELGDRSENAEYHAAKEKLRHIDKRLFYLNAMIEKAQIIDPLSLDHARVHFGATVDICDVESDEEFAYTICGTLESEPENGLISVHSPLARALLGKEEGDELSVRLPAGQKSYEVLRIRCTDLFELKKNHRTEDDFGFR from the coding sequence ATGCACAAGGAACCGATGACGCCGCGCGGATACGATGAACTGCTGCGGGAGTTCAAGTATCTCAAAGAGGTGGAAAAGCCCCGTGTCAACCGGGAAAAACAGCGTGCCGCGGAACTCGGGGACCGGAGTGAAAACGCCGAATACCATGCGGCCAAAGAGAAGCTCCGCCATATCGACAAGCGTCTTTTCTATCTCAATGCAATGATCGAAAAAGCCCAGATTATCGATCCTCTTTCCCTCGATCATGCCCGGGTCCATTTCGGTGCGACGGTCGACATCTGCGACGTCGAGAGCGACGAAGAGTTCGCGTACACGATTTGCGGAACGCTCGAAAGCGAGCCGGAAAACGGCCTGATTTCGGTCCATTCGCCTCTGGCGCGGGCATTGCTTGGAAAAGAGGAGGGGGATGAATTGAGTGTTCGGCTTCCCGCGGGACAAAAAAGTTACGAAGTGCTTCGTATTCGCTGCACCGATCTGTTCGAACTGAAAAAAAACCATCGGACCGAAGACGATTTCGGATTTCGTTAA
- a CDS encoding tyrosine-type recombinase/integrase, translated as MKYRNCRERDGIVHLDVTVDGKRIRRSTGRPATPANLKFVEKNWQAELERLLGKKSLDVQPDVTVKAYGRRSIEANKGFRKALTTRDYQRTFEKHVVPTFGSLSLDAISPSDLKAWLSRLQESGLSGKRIHTIRIVFQGILKDAVNDGLIPKNPFTGIKGFSRKALNDIHPFTLPEIEYILQNAQGKFKAFLTVAFFTGMRTGELIALKWPDINFKSMKITVRHSIRGNIETDTKTGVVRTIDMLPPVAEALKEQFKRTGLAGGYVFLNRFGKHYAGSLTLGQEHWKPLLKRLMLDHRALYQTRHSFATMMISKGEDVIWVSRMMGHANPSITLSIYSRYREEPVVKRAAFLDEIDVFGEKDARNERHVLVTQSNSAQKKNYA; from the coding sequence ATGAAATATCGAAATTGCCGGGAACGAGACGGGATCGTCCATCTGGACGTCACCGTGGATGGAAAGCGGATTCGGCGAAGCACCGGGCGCCCGGCGACCCCCGCCAATCTCAAGTTTGTGGAGAAAAATTGGCAGGCAGAGTTGGAAAGGCTTCTTGGGAAAAAGTCTCTGGATGTCCAGCCGGACGTGACGGTCAAAGCGTATGGGAGACGTTCGATAGAAGCGAACAAAGGCTTTAGAAAAGCGCTCACTACTCGAGATTACCAAAGAACTTTTGAAAAGCACGTCGTTCCTACTTTTGGCTCGCTTTCGCTGGATGCTATCTCGCCCAGCGACCTCAAGGCGTGGCTCTCGCGGTTGCAAGAATCAGGGCTCTCCGGAAAGCGGATCCACACTATCCGAATCGTTTTTCAGGGGATTTTGAAAGATGCCGTCAACGATGGACTCATTCCAAAAAACCCGTTTACCGGAATCAAGGGATTTTCGCGAAAAGCGCTGAATGATATCCACCCTTTCACGCTTCCGGAAATTGAATATATTCTTCAGAATGCCCAGGGAAAGTTCAAAGCGTTCTTGACCGTCGCTTTTTTTACCGGTATGCGAACTGGGGAACTTATCGCGTTAAAGTGGCCGGACATCAATTTCAAGAGCATGAAAATCACCGTGCGTCATTCGATTCGGGGTAATATTGAAACTGACACGAAAACGGGAGTTGTGAGAACAATTGATATGCTCCCTCCGGTTGCCGAAGCGCTGAAGGAGCAATTCAAACGCACGGGGCTGGCCGGAGGCTATGTTTTCCTCAACCGATTCGGAAAACATTACGCCGGATCATTGACGCTCGGGCAAGAGCATTGGAAACCTCTCTTGAAACGATTGATGCTTGATCATCGAGCCCTTTATCAAACCCGTCACTCGTTTGCGACGATGATGATCTCAAAGGGGGAAGATGTGATCTGGGTTTCGAGAATGATGGGGCACGCCAACCCCTCCATTACGTTGTCTATCTATTCCAGATATCGCGAAGAGCCGGTCGTGAAACGTGCCGCTTTCCTGGATGAAATTGATGTCTTTGGGGAAAAAGACGCACGAAACGAGCGTCACGTTCTTGTCACGCAGTCAAATTCTGCACAAAAAAAGAATTACGCTTAA